In Prionailurus viverrinus isolate Anna chromosome D1, UM_Priviv_1.0, whole genome shotgun sequence, the DNA window catgacctgagccaaaatcaagagtcagagccgaaatcaagagtcacatgcttaactgactgagccactcatgcacccCTGAAAATTGGTCTTAGTCAGGGTTTATATCTGTgcctgagagagaggcagatcatATACATTATAAAGAGTTACGACATTTAGAACTCCCACAGAAACCGGGAAGACAGGAAACTTTCTATGATGTATAACATAGACAGTGATATTTTTAATGCTCAGGAAGCAAatactgaaacaaatgaaatgggtgaatgaattaaattattcttatatttttgttaacattgcatgtgtttattgtttgttttattggttCTATGTGTGCTCATATCATTGTCCATTTCAATTTTAGTTCCTGAGGGCATAGGCATATTTAATAAAAGTCAAAACTATGAATTGGAGagcactattttatttatttttttaagattatcgATTTattcttggtgggggggggggataccagggaaaggagagagagagagagagagagagagagagagagagagaatcccaagcaggctctatactgacagtgcaTAGCTCAATGtgagatttgaactcatgaacccacaagatcatgacctgagctgagatcaagagttggacatgtaaacgactgagccacccaggcacccctggagagcACTATTTTAAATGAAGAGGCAATCCTCTGTCACTTCTGATTGCTATCCAAttgttatataaatgtatactgtTAATTCTCAAATGAATATATAGGATATCACTTTAAGTATGATGAAATTGACAAGCATATATTGTGTTCATGAGGCTGGTTAAAGCAAGCTAGGTGAAAGTGGACACTTagaatacaattttatatttatatatgagcCGTACTCTTAAATCTTAATCCAAAAACATTGCAAGGCTGATTCTTCAATCTTAATAAACATGTTGGAAAGATGATATTGTAAAGCAATTAATATATGGTGTGATTCCTTGTTGATTCATTCTGCTTGTTCTGTGTCATTCACTGATTGAGATTTCATTGTGGTTAAGCATCGCTGTCAGCTGTGTTTCTGACACAGCTTCCCTAAAACCATATTTCTTATCTGTTGGCTTTTCACACAGTATACAATGGGATTCATCAATGGAGGTACCAACAGGAAAACATCAGCCATGAAGATCCTAACTATTGGGGAGCTGTGTTTGGCAAACCGGTAGATAACAGTTAGAGAGAAAATGGGAACATAGAAGATGAGCACAGCACAGATGTGGGACACGCAGGTGTTGAGGACCTTGAGCCTTTGTTTCTGTGATGCTATGCTCAATACTGCTTTCAGTATCATCATATAGGACATGAAAATAAATCCTAAGTCTAGGGTGCCTGTGACAGCCACAAATAAGCCATAGATGACATTGACCTTGTTGTCAGAGCAGGCCAGCTTCATGACATCCTGATGGAGGCAGTAGGAATGGGTAAGGAGGGTCTTCTTACAGTATCTTAGATGTTTTAGGGTCAAAGGGAAAGGGAGGATCAAcagaacatttttgaaagaaaaagcaagcccAATTTTGGTGACTCTGGCACTGGTCAGGATGGAAGTGTATCTCAGAGGGTTGCAGATGGCAATAAATCGATCAAAGGACATGATGAGAAGAACTGATGACTCTATAGCTGAGAATCCATGAATAAAAAATTCTTGGGCAAAGCAGGCATCAGGGGAAATTCCTGGAGCATTGAACAAGAATATCCTTAGCATGGTAGGGAGAGATGAGAGGGACAGTCCTAGGTCAGAGAGAGCCAACATGGAGAGAAAATAGTACATGGGTTCATGAAGAAGAGATGgttctgtttttatgaaaaacagaatggtacaGTTCCCCAGGATGGCAATGAGGTACATGAGGCAAATAGGTATGGAGACCCAAATGTGGGCATGCTCCATCCCTGGGATCCCAATCAGGAAGAAGGTAGAAATTTCAGTTTCAGAGCTGTTGACGGTGAACATGACAGGTGAATGAGAAGATGAGAAGCTTGGGAGAGGCTTCCTGAAGTGCTGCAAATAGACTGGCTCAGATGCCTGACTCTACCATTTTGGAATCATTGAGGTATTGTGAATCCAAGGGATATGCACATAATTCTTAGGTATAAACCTAAATGGAGAAACCTAGGAAGAAAAGTATTCATCAAtgtccattaaaaacaaaaactgaa includes these proteins:
- the LOC125177131 gene encoding olfactory receptor 51A4-like, whose translation is MFTVNSSETEISTFFLIGIPGMEHAHIWVSIPICLMYLIAILGNCTILFFIKTEPSLLHEPMYYFLSMLALSDLGLSLSSLPTMLRIFLFNAPGISPDACFAQEFFIHGFSAIESSVLLIMSFDRFIAICNPLRYTSILTSARVTKIGLAFSFKNVLLILPFPLTLKHLRYCKKTLLTHSYCLHQDVMKLACSDNKVNVIYGLFVAVTGTLDLGFIFMSYMMILKAVLSIASQKQRLKVLNTCVSHICAVLIFYVPIFSLTVIYRFAKHSSPIVRIFMADVFLLVPPLMNPIVYCVKSQQIRNMVLGKLCQKHS